In the Methanoculleus taiwanensis genome, GTGGAGAGGTGATGGGCGAACTCCTCAGGACCATTACCAATCTGAAAAATAACAACGCCGGTGGAATCGGGCTCGAATCACTGGATGACGGTGCAGTGATCCCCATTAACGGCCAGAACATCGTTTTTACTACCGACAGCCATGTCGTCTCCCCGATATTCTTCCCGGGCGGCGACATCGGCAGGATCGCCGTCTGCGGAACCATCAACGATCTTGCCATGATGGGGGGGAGGCCTATCGCACTTTCGTGCGGGATGATCATACCGGAGGGATTCGAGATCGCCGACCTCGAGCGGATCGTTGCGTCGATGGATGCCGCCCTCGGAGAATGCGGTGCAAGCCTTGTCACCGGCGATACCAAAGTGCTCGAGCGAAGCGCCCTTGATACCATCATCGTCAACACCGCCGGAATAGGCATCGTTGAGCGGCCCGTGCGTGATAACGGACTTGCCATCGGCGACCGCATCATCGTCAGCGGCACCCTCGGCGATCACGGCGTCGCCATTATGGCGCACCGGGAAGGATTCGAGTTCGGAGACCAGATCCGCTCGGACGTATCGCCGCTCTGGTCGCTCGTCGAGAGTGCGATGGCGGCGGGAGAGATCCATGCGATGAAGGATCCCACGCGGGGCGGGTTTGCAAACGCCATCAACGAGATGGCCAGAAAGAGCGGGCACGGCGTCGTCATCGAGGAGGAATCGCTTCCGCTTCGGAAGAGTGTCAGGAGTGCGGCAGGCATGCTCGGCATCGACCCGCTCGAAGTGGCGAACGAAGGGAAGGTGATCCTCGGCGTGAAACCGGAGGACGCCGAGGCTGTTCTCGAAGCAATCCGTTCACACCCCTACGGTCGGGACGCCGCTATCGTCGGCACCGTCGTCGAGGGGTCGAATGTCGTTATGAAGACCGCCATAGGGGGAGAGCGGTTCATCGAGCCGCCGATCGGCGACCCCGTTCCAAGAGTCTGTTAGAGCGATACCCGCAGATACCCTTTTTGAGTTGCCGTGCCGTAACCCTGCGAATCGGACAGGAATGATAGAGCTGCAGACGGGGGGAGAAATACGGATATAAAGCAGGGAACAGGGATCGAGATACGGATGGTGAACACCTGGGACGAAGAGGTGATCGCCGATCTCTATCGCGCAGGAGGATGGTGGAACGAACGGTGGGATCCGGCCGGGCTCGACGCCCTCGTTCGGGGGAGCTTTGCCTTCGCCGTCGCCGTCGAGAGAGAGAGCGGCCGGGCGGTCGGCATGGGCCGGGTCATCTCGGACGGGGTCTCCGACGGATATATTCAGGATCTCGTCGTCCTGCCCGACTACCGCGGACGGGGCATCGGGAAGATGCTTGTTGCAGCGCTGCTCGAGCAGTGCAAAACTGCGGGTCTCGGATGGATAGGGCTGATCGCCGAGCCCGGAACAGAAGAATTTTATCAGCCGATGGGCTTTTCGAGACTCGAAGGCTTCGTCCCCATGCGATATTACGGAGAGCAGTGAAGATGCTGTCACTGGATGATTTCAAACCGGTTACCCTGGATGACAGGGACACATTTACGAAACAGTACGCACTGTACCCGCAGGTACACAGCGATAATACGTTTGCAAACATGGTCTGCTGGAACCACTATGCGGACTACCGCTACGCCTGCATCGGCGATGCGATTATCATCTCGAGCACGATCGACGGCGAGACGACGTTCCGCCCGCCGATAGGCCCAAAGAATCCCGATCTCCTCCGTGAAGTGCTGGAACTTGCCGCATCGGCAGGCGGCAGAAACCCGCTCATCTCGCTCGACCCGGACTCGACGGCATGGATACAGACGCTCTACCCGGATCTTCTCCTGCACCCGGATCGGGACTTCTTCGATTACATCTACCGCGCCGAGGATCTCGCCGAACTCCCCGGCGGTGAGTACCTCTCCATACGCCGGAACCTCAACAAGTTCCGGCGCGAATTTTCGTATACGACCGATGCGATCACGCCGGATACTATTGATGAGGTACTTGAGTTCCTCATCGAGTGGTGCGAGTGGAAGGACTGCGACTCGGTTCCCATCCTCGCCTACGAAAAAGACGCCATCCTCTATGCCATGGAACACTTCTTCGATCTGGAGCTCCGCGGCACTATTATCAGGGTCGGAGAGAATATCGGCGCAATATCGGTGGTGGGACGGCTGAACGAGAATACCGCGGTGGTGCACTTCGAAAAGGCGCTGCCCGACGTGTACCGGGGCATCTATCGTGCGATCAACGCCGAGACCGCGGCCGGCCTCGTGAACGAGTACCTCTGCATCGACCGGGAATGCGACATGGGGGTTCCGGGACTCCGGGAGGCGAAGATGCGGTACAAACCCGACCATATGGTCGAGGTGCACTACGTGCAGAAAGACGACCTGAAGGCGAGCCTCTCATGACCCGACCGGTCGATCTCCTCCTCGAGAATGTGACGCTCCCGGACGGGCGGATCGCCGATGTAGCCATCGATCGCGGGATCGTGAGGCACGTCGGGGCGCCGCTCAGGGCGTACGAATCCGTCGACTGCAGCCGTCTGATCTGCATGCCTGGAGCGATCGATATGCACGTCCATATGCGGGGCGGAGAGCAGGCGTACAAAGAGGACTTTGCCAGCGGCACGGCAAGCGCCGTCGCCGGCGGGGTGACGGTCGTCGTCGATCAGCCGAACACCATCCCTCCCCTCACCACCGGAGAGCGCATCACCGCGCGGATACGGGATGCGGCGGAGCATGCCGTCTGCGGTTTTGCGGTGAACGCCGGCGTCACGGCGGATGCGGATCTCGAGGGGATGTGGCGTGCGGGCGCACTTGCTTTCGGGGAGACGTTTGCAGCTCCCTCGAGCTACGGCGAGGCGCTTTCGCCCGAGGAACTCAGCGGTGCCCTCCAGCGGATTGCCCGGATCGGTGGAGTCGCCACAATCCACGCAGAGGAGATCGTTTCCGGAAAACTGCCGCAGACCCTCGCCGATCACGACCGGATGCGTCCGGCGGACGGGGAGGCGCGTGCGGTCGCGATCGTCGGCGGGCTTGCACCCCCCGGGTCACGGATCCACTTCTGCCACCTGAGCACCGCCGCGGCCGTCAAGACCGCACGAGGCTCGGTCGAGGTGACGCCGCACCACCTCTTTCTCTCCCGCGAACGGTTCGACCCGGAGGATGCGGCCGGGAAGGTAAACCCCCCGCTTCGGAGCGAGACCGACCGGCGGCATCTCTGGTCGTGCTGGGAGAAGATCGATGTCGTTGCATCCGATCATGCCCCGCATACGGCGGAGGAGAAGCGCCGCGCTCTCGCCGAAGCACCGTCTGGGATTCCCGGCGTCGAGACGATGGCTCCCCTGCTCATGGCAGCGGTGCAGAAACGGGAGATCTCGCGGATCTCGGTGATGGAAAAGACGTCCTGGACACCGGCAGTCCTCCTCGGCATCCCGGTCGCCGGGTTTGCCCCCGGCGATCGGGCAGACTACGCCCTGTATCCCCGTGAGATCGCGAGCGTCGATCCGGACGCCCTGCACTCCCGCGCCGGGTGGTCGCCGTACGCGGGCT is a window encoding:
- a CDS encoding GNAT family N-acetyltransferase; this encodes MVNTWDEEVIADLYRAGGWWNERWDPAGLDALVRGSFAFAVAVERESGRAVGMGRVISDGVSDGYIQDLVVLPDYRGRGIGKMLVAALLEQCKTAGLGWIGLIAEPGTEEFYQPMGFSRLEGFVPMRYYGEQ
- the pyrC gene encoding dihydroorotase, giving the protein MTRPVDLLLENVTLPDGRIADVAIDRGIVRHVGAPLRAYESVDCSRLICMPGAIDMHVHMRGGEQAYKEDFASGTASAVAGGVTVVVDQPNTIPPLTTGERITARIRDAAEHAVCGFAVNAGVTADADLEGMWRAGALAFGETFAAPSSYGEALSPEELSGALQRIARIGGVATIHAEEIVSGKLPQTLADHDRMRPADGEARAVAIVGGLAPPGSRIHFCHLSTAAAVKTARGSVEVTPHHLFLSRERFDPEDAAGKVNPPLRSETDRRHLWSCWEKIDVVASDHAPHTAEEKRRALAEAPSGIPGVETMAPLLMAAVQKREISRISVMEKTSWTPAVLLGIPVAGFAPGDRADYALYPREIASVDPDALHSRAGWSPYAGYEAVFPVEVIMQGVRAYKDGDHLAALPRWYPGDGYNIPENKY
- a CDS encoding DUF2156 domain-containing protein, producing the protein MLSLDDFKPVTLDDRDTFTKQYALYPQVHSDNTFANMVCWNHYADYRYACIGDAIIISSTIDGETTFRPPIGPKNPDLLREVLELAASAGGRNPLISLDPDSTAWIQTLYPDLLLHPDRDFFDYIYRAEDLAELPGGEYLSIRRNLNKFRREFSYTTDAITPDTIDEVLEFLIEWCEWKDCDSVPILAYEKDAILYAMEHFFDLELRGTIIRVGENIGAISVVGRLNENTAVVHFEKALPDVYRGIYRAINAETAAGLVNEYLCIDRECDMGVPGLREAKMRYKPDHMVEVHYVQKDDLKASLS
- the hypE gene encoding hydrogenase expression/formation protein HypE; translation: MKVNLMHGAGGEVMGELLRTITNLKNNNAGGIGLESLDDGAVIPINGQNIVFTTDSHVVSPIFFPGGDIGRIAVCGTINDLAMMGGRPIALSCGMIIPEGFEIADLERIVASMDAALGECGASLVTGDTKVLERSALDTIIVNTAGIGIVERPVRDNGLAIGDRIIVSGTLGDHGVAIMAHREGFEFGDQIRSDVSPLWSLVESAMAAGEIHAMKDPTRGGFANAINEMARKSGHGVVIEEESLPLRKSVRSAAGMLGIDPLEVANEGKVILGVKPEDAEAVLEAIRSHPYGRDAAIVGTVVEGSNVVMKTAIGGERFIEPPIGDPVPRVC